The proteins below come from a single Treponema phagedenis genomic window:
- a CDS encoding HD domain-containing protein: MKINSFERFFDQKNFSKAVRDPLWQHIWFTPELYALTQTEDFLRLYAIKQLGPTELVYPGASHTRAVHSIGVYHVAKRMVQSLLKNNSLHWITPEGLCSFLAAALLHDLGHFPFTHSLKELRLKEHEQLTAESILRDPLQTLVEKAGADPKQTAAIIDDTLPANNETGFFRNLLSGVLDPDKLDYLNRDAYYCGVPYGVQDIDFIFSELRADQKNGLCITEKAIMSVENILFSKYLMYKAVYWHKDVRIATAMMKKMIYAGLRQSIFSPESLYHQDDKGIFSLIDKTNFPEKTLAYMMKSGKLFEQVAEVSFDPQNMRHKALEDLDFRAKAEEEIADFLGAKYKLSLEAKDVLIDIPEKISFESLLKTENGDNFVTVSVFDHATIEKFVSSLRKIRIALLPDAVKKIGKLPLEMLEQWI, translated from the coding sequence ATGAAAATAAATTCATTTGAACGTTTTTTTGATCAAAAAAACTTTTCAAAAGCGGTGCGCGATCCGCTTTGGCAACATATATGGTTTACGCCGGAGCTCTATGCTCTTACGCAAACAGAGGATTTTTTACGTCTTTACGCAATAAAGCAGCTAGGCCCTACGGAATTAGTGTATCCTGGTGCGAGCCATACTCGCGCAGTGCATAGTATCGGTGTGTATCATGTTGCAAAACGAATGGTACAGTCCTTGCTTAAAAACAATTCTTTGCATTGGATAACGCCGGAAGGGCTTTGCTCTTTTTTGGCCGCCGCTCTTTTACATGATTTAGGGCATTTTCCGTTCACACACTCATTAAAAGAGTTACGCTTAAAAGAGCACGAGCAGTTGACGGCGGAAAGCATTTTGCGTGATCCTTTGCAAACATTGGTCGAAAAAGCGGGGGCAGATCCAAAACAAACCGCCGCTATTATTGATGATACGCTGCCTGCAAATAATGAGACGGGATTTTTCAGAAATCTTCTTTCCGGCGTATTAGATCCCGATAAGCTTGATTATTTAAATCGGGATGCATACTATTGCGGGGTTCCATACGGTGTTCAGGATATTGATTTTATCTTTTCCGAATTGCGTGCCGATCAAAAAAACGGACTTTGTATAACTGAAAAAGCAATTATGTCGGTTGAAAACATATTGTTTTCAAAATACCTCATGTATAAGGCGGTGTACTGGCATAAAGATGTGCGGATTGCCACCGCAATGATGAAAAAAATGATTTACGCCGGGTTGCGGCAAAGTATATTTTCTCCTGAATCGTTGTATCATCAGGACGATAAGGGAATATTTAGCCTCATTGATAAAACGAATTTTCCTGAAAAAACGCTTGCCTATATGATGAAAAGCGGCAAGCTCTTTGAACAAGTTGCCGAAGTTTCTTTTGATCCGCAAAACATGCGCCACAAAGCTCTTGAAGATTTGGATTTTCGAGCAAAGGCGGAAGAAGAAATTGCCGATTTTCTTGGTGCAAAATATAAGTTGAGTCTGGAAGCGAAGGATGTTTTAATTGATATCCCTGAGAAAATTAGTTTTGAAAGTTTATTAAAAACGGAAAACGGTGATAATTTTGTAACAGTGTCGGTTTTTGACCATGCGACTATAGAAAAGTTTGTTTCTTCATTAAGAAAAATAAGAATTGCGCTTTTACCTGATGCCGTAAAAAAAATCGGGAAACTTCCCCTCGAAATGCTTGAGCAATGGATATAG
- a CDS encoding desulfoferrodoxin family protein, protein MSKTIDFFLCNKGIGTFIALDACKDAEVSCCGEKLAAVKIGSVDAAKEKHVPVIEVHGTTVTVKIGSAEHPMTPEHHIAWVCLKTEKGLQFKELPIDGKPEVEFSITADDKVIEAYEFCNLHGVWVGK, encoded by the coding sequence ATGAGTAAAACTATTGATTTTTTTCTGTGCAATAAAGGCATCGGAACATTTATCGCGTTAGACGCTTGTAAGGACGCCGAGGTTTCCTGTTGCGGAGAAAAGCTTGCCGCCGTAAAAATCGGAAGCGTTGATGCCGCAAAAGAAAAACACGTGCCCGTAATTGAAGTGCATGGGACAACTGTTACGGTAAAAATCGGATCAGCGGAGCATCCGATGACACCGGAGCATCATATTGCATGGGTTTGCTTAAAAACCGAAAAAGGGCTTCAGTTTAAGGAATTGCCCATAGACGGTAAACCGGAAGTAGAGTTTTCAATCACTGCCGATGATAAGGTCATAGAGGCCTATGAATTCTGTAACCTGCACGGCGTATGGGTTGGAAAATAA